The Ipomoea triloba cultivar NCNSP0323 chromosome 14, ASM357664v1 region TGGCGATAATCCCGGGCACGGTCGGAACCTTGTCGCGAACATTAACGATTCTCAGAACCTTGATCCCTAGCTCGTCACACCTTTCTTTAAATCTAAGGTTGCCCACTCTGGGACCCGCGAAGGAGAAAACAGAAACCGGAATCTTAGTTGCTGATGCGGAAGTCTCGCCTTCGCCTTGGTGTACAACGTTAAGTTTCATTTCTGCAATGTCGTATGCGCTTAACAGAGCCAAGGCCGCTCCGAGGCTATGCCCTGTAACAGTGATGCTTAGATTCTCCCCTTTGTATCTCTCGATTAAACGGTTGACCTCGGCCAAGAGCTGTTCCCGGGCGGAATATGAGCAGAAGTTGCAGGAATCGTCTTTCTTGGAATTGGTGTAGAGGTCGAAGAAACCGGACTCGATTTTGATGTCCGGGTCGTCGCGGAAATGGGCGGGGTGGAGGATGTTCTTGAGGTCGTGGATCCACTCCAGGTAGGTGACGGTGCCACGCCACGCGATGACGATGTCGCGACGGCCCAGCCGTCGGATCTCCTCCTCGTCCGTGGCGACAGCGACGTAGCCCATCCAGTTGGCGTGTTGGCTCCAGATTCTGTTCACGCTGGAGTGCTGGAAGAAGTTGGGGAGGTTAATGTTGGAGGTGGCGTAAAGGTAGCGGCTGATGCGGTAGCCGCGGCCCGCCATGCCCAGCTTCTCGAAGAACTGGGCGCCGTCGTACTTGCAGGTGCCGCAGTACTTGGAGTGCGGGTCGAAGTCGAAGGNGctgtgttaaaaggaaactgcagtgtattataaaagaaactgtagttgtttTGAAAgtaaactgcagttgtgttgaaagggaagtGCAGTTGGGCGGGACGGAACCGTTTCAACCGTTTATAtcgaaaggaattgtaattgtgttgaaacgacgtcgttttgatacaTGATCTATAGTAAAATTTTACGTTTTTATAGTTGTTCGGACGACACATTTTTAGGCATTTGTTTCTCATGTTCAAGCACCTCATCCACGCGCAGGGAAATATGACTGATCGCCCGTAATCTTAGGACTTCTTATTCACTCTTCAAAAATAGCTACAttacttttataaattaattgactTAAATACAAAGAGCTAATCTATTTTATGAACCAAGATATGCccattataataaaatatgtattaAACTAATATCTACATATTTGGTTGGTactaacaataattatattactgtTTAGCTACGTGCACTCTTTTCTCGAATAAATGTAATCTAGCCCGAGCAAGGCGGAGAACCTTGCGGAAGTGATGGCCGGTGTCCGGCGGATGCGCCTCGATTCTGGAGCGCTCCGGCACCACCCAGCGCCCATCGCTGGTCCTCACCATCCCTTTATTCTCGTCCTGCCTCCACCGCGGCGGCACGCCTTGCTCCCGCTTCAAGAAGTTGGAGTCTTTGTTCACCAGCGCAATATCCCGTCCCGTCGCAGACCGGAACCGGCGGCCTTGGCCGTGGTATCCGTCGACGAGGTGAAGGTGTCCTTCCAGATTATGGGCGCAGCCTAGATCGGTGCCGGTCTTTAGAAATGGAGAATGTGAGTGGTCAAGCGCTAATTCCACTCCCACATGCGCATAGCTCCATGGGAAATTCTTGAGCGTGGTTTCCAGTTGCTTTTGGTATTGGAATTTCTCGTTGGCGATAATCCCGGGCACGGTCGGAACCTTGTCGCGAACATTAACGATTCTCAGAACCTTGATCCCTAGCTCGTCACACCTTTCTTTAAATCTAAGGTTGCCCACTCTGGGACCCGCGAAGGAGAAAACAGAAACCGGAATCTTAGTTGCTGATGCGGAAGTCTCGCCTTCGCCTTGGTGTACAACGTTAAGTTTCATTTCTGCAATGTCGTATGCGCTTAACAGAGCCAAGGCCGCTCCGAGGCTATGCCCTGTAACAGTGATGCTTAGATTCTCCCCTTTGTATCTCTCGATTAAACGGTTGACCTCGGCCAAGAGCTGTTCCCGGGCGGAATATGAGCAGAAGTTGCAGGAATCGTCTTTCTTGGAATTGGTGTAGAGGTCGAAGAAACCGGACTCGATTTTGATGTCCGGGTCGTCGCGGAAATGGGCGGGGTGGAGGATGTTCTTGAGGTCGTGGATCCACTCCAGGTAGGTGACGGTGCCACGCCACGCGATGACGATGTCGCGACGGCCCAGCCGTCGGATCTCCTCCTCGTCCGTGGCGACAGCGACGTAGCCCATCCAGTTGGCGTGTTGGCTCCAGATTCTGTTCACGCTGGAGTGCTGGAAGAAGTTGGGGAGGTTAATGTTGGAGGTGGCGTAAAGGTAGCGGCTGATGCGGTAGCCGCGGCCCGCCATGCCCAGCTTCTCGAAGAACTGGGCGCCGTCGTACTTGCAGGTGCCGCAGTACTTGGAGAACTGGGCGCCGTCGTACTTGCAGGTGCCGCAGTACTTGGAGTGCGGGTCGAAGTCGAAGGAGTCGTAGCAGGCCTGGGCGAACTCGCCGTACCAGTCGAAGGAGTCGTAGCAGGCCTGGGCGAACTCGCCGTACCGAATGATTTCGCGGCGAAGATGGGAGTTCATGGGCTCCAGTAGCCCTTCCCAATCCTTGGATCCTTGAATCTCCTCCCATATTTCATGCAGATTTCTCCCATCTTCTTCCACATACatttcttcatcctcatcttcttcttcatcatgcTTATTGGATGATTCACGCTGTAGTGGAGCATTAATGGCAGCTGCAGAGAGAGAAACTCTGCATTTCAGGGAATATGGCTTTTGGGGAGACCACGAGGGCTGTAGTAGTGTTAAGGGAAAGACGAAGGAATTGGAAGGTTTGGTTATGTTCATCAATGGCGGTGCCAAGCCTTCAGAAAAGATGTGGTTGAGAGAGATTTGGAGAGACCCCATCATAGGAGCTAGGTAAGTGCAGTCTTCTTCTATTCGTTCAGGCCGGGTGGCTTCTACTTTTTATAGGCACACATCATCTCATCTCTGATCTAGCTTGCATTATTGGTTGGCATTCAGCAATTATCATCGTACTGGATATGagacaaaaaaaatgatttgtcTGTATGCAAAGACTCCATAATTGAATTCAAATAGTGTGTAGtactattataatttataacacGCAGTAAGAATAGTAATAACACGTTTTCATAAACTAAAATCCAAACATTTCTCAAACACGCACTAGTACGTTTTCCCTAGAGACGTAATACCCAGGCATATATGCATGCGTAACTCATGCTTCAATTCTTTTTGGGTGACTAGGAAGGCAATTTATATGGTGGACTAGAATTTGCctttataatatacaaaattcatgttcataatacacatacatataactGTAGACCCTGATCTAATACACAAATTTTGACTtcataatgtataaaatttacgttcataatgcataaaatttatgttcctaatacacatacacataaatacaagataatgaaaatgaattaaacacttaacataatatacagaattcatGTGCATAATGcatagaattcatgttcattatatcgtgtttatgtatatgtattaagaaCATTAATTATGTATGATGGGGATTGCACCAAGGCTTGGTACTTGGAGCTCGGAAGGGAGATAAGGACGACCGAATGAGCGATAGGAAAGATGGAAGAGAGGAGGACTCAGGACAAAGGGTGGTGGTCTGTCAAGGGTCGGCGGGCGATCGGTCGGTCGGTCGCGGATTTGTTAAAGAGGTTATTCAGTGGACAGCTTTGTAGAACACATTCAACGAAGAGTTTGAGAATGAAAAGAATATGCTTGGGTGATGAGTTGGTCGGGTTAACGCCGAGGCCGGGGTAAGAAAGGCGGTGTGTAAAAGGCGGTTGGGAGGTTCCCTAAAGGCGTTTTAGAAAGTTTCCTAAAGGCAGAAACGGTTGGGCGCAGGAATCAGGCGAAAGAAATGGAAAGAAGATCAAAGTAGATTAAAGAAGTAcctaaatgtaataaggaaagaaatcCTAACTTGTATATGGTAGTTTAGGGTTACCAAAGGGAGAAATCCTtcatagcttgtataaatagggatTTAAGACCTCGAGAAAGGCTAAGCAATTCATAATACACAAAGGGCCGATATGCAGCTCTATCCTCATTCCATAAAACTTAGTCGATGTTTCggtggtgttggcctgccgttcAACCATCCGTGGTTATAAAACCaacaatgtacattatgaacatgaattctataCATTATgaagttaaattttatatattagatAAGACATTGTGGACCATGTCCACCATATAACGATTGGGCTAGGAAGTATCCAAGTCATGATCACTACAAATCACCTACTCGATCATTTCATCTACAACATTATTAAGAAATCAATGAAGAATGAATTACGTATTATTTTCCAATAAAATcgaaatgaaaataataaaattgccaCAAGCACTATAATCATGCCACCGTACTCTAACAACCTCAGTCATAATAAGTGTCAAACTCCTCATGGTGGGTGATAAGTATTGAAAATGTTATATGGGGTCGGAGCCGTGGGGCCCTTAGGATTGGAGATTTAACCTTTTTGGGAGTAATGCATTGTAATGTTCATATTTTTTCCCGTCATTTAACCCAAAATTGGTTCAATCTTGTGTGAATTGTGGCTTAGTTGTGTTGTTTTCATCACTAGGTACAATTGTTATTCAAAACTAgtgagaaaatatattattttggaataaCACTTATAAGTTTTGAGCCAAAGAATCAATTGGAGATCATTATGAAACATTTTGGAGTTGATTGGAGCACGGGCTACCTATTGGACACCCGTCCCCAAGGGTGTACACCACTTTTCCGCATCCCCATTGTTGAGTTTTAATTTGAAGTTTTCTAGATAGCAGTGGAGTGTGGGAATAAAAGTACGGAGTATAACTTGGgagtccaagtagtattttcctaaatttaataatgtgagttacaaaaaaaaacttatgttcataaaaataatattacaggTCCATAAAAATACCATTAATTGATCAATCATCAAttaaatgttttattattttatttcttttgtataATAAAATCAGTATATAAACAATATCTCGTTAAatgagatattttaaatgacatatattaatatatttttaatatatcattttaataattatgtgaTTAACTTGCAATAGTGACATTATAAACATATACTTAGGGATGGTTGGGTATCTAGTATAAAATAAGGGTGAGTTTGATTCGCACATGGAATCGAAAtcagaatgggtatcaaatacttggtaataatggtaatgagttttggtgaaaatattttgggtgtgtttgattggtgggtttaggcataaggaatgggtacaAAAGTGATTgtcagtgtttggttgataggttttgagaacgCTACTATgtgtttggaataccccattaatgagaaaatccatacccttattaaataagggtttcatttcccttcttcctttcttccctaactattaataatcattctcattccacccaattaccaaacatgctaaatactttcaccaaaacccattacccttaccaagtatttgatacctatTCCGATTCCAATTCacatgtgtgaaccaaacgcatgtttggtagtagggtggaatgagaatgattattaatagttgggaagaGGAGAATGAAGGGAAATTAATGAGGTAATCAAAatccatagtagtgttctaaaaacctgtcaactaaataataacaatgactttgatactcattcctgaTAGTTAAACTTGTCAacaaaacacaccctaaattgtTCCAATTCAGTACCCGAACTGAATCGAATCAGaccggtttaattggtttcAGTTTTTAGTATAAActaagggtgtatttggttggtgggtttaggcataaggtatgagtatcaaagtgattgttattgtttggttgataggtttttagagtactactatgggtttggaataccccattaattgaaaaactcatacccttattaaataagggtttcatttcctttCCTCTTattttccccaactattaataatcattctcatttcaccttactaccaaacatgcaaaatactttcaccaaaatcaattacccttaccaagtatttgatacgcataccgattccgattcccatgtgggaatgattattaatagttggggaagaaaggaggaagggaaatgaaacccttatttaataagggtatggatttttcaattaatggcaTATTCCAAACcaatagtagtattctaaaacatgtcaaccaaacaataacaatcactttgatacacataacttataccaaaacctgtcaaccaaacacaccgtAAATTGTTTCGATTCTACTCGGTTTCAAACCAAATCATACTGAAAACCGTtctattatacaattatacctaattttttatatttacaaaattacccAAGCTAAGCTaagtatatatactaattactAAATCTCTAATTATTTCCTAAATCcctaattttccttttccttttgtgtgtgtgtgtgtgtgtattagaCACTTAGATTGGTAtcttattatttgaattaaagtTTTATGTGATGTTTggactttgaattttttaatatgaattgTTGACTTGTTACGTTGTTTGGGCTTATTTTGAAttgagaaatttgaaatatgCATTGTTGACTTATTATTTAGAttatgtaatttaaattattagtgaaaataaataattaattatgtgCACTAGATAAGGAGTGTTCCGGTTCTCAAATCGAACCAAATCAAATCCAAATTAAAATCTTTCAAATCGAACTGAAACTGAAcataattacaatattaaatCGAATGGTTAcattttttcaaacaaaaaaaatcaaaattcaactgagctagaaaaaaaaaaatccacccATTACCCATACCtttaataatgattttattaagaaatttgggggaaaaattatattgatcACTATGAAGTATATATGAACTACTATTATTTTTTCGAATACAACAACCaaataaagaaacaacaaaTTTGCAACAACAATGCATCATGAGTACTTAGCAAATGTACTCCTCACGAATGGTGGATCGAATAAGGAGTCTAGCGTACACTACATGCATGTGTTGCCAACCGTTTTGGCTAATCCATCTACACGGAATATGTCCACTTTGGATATAATCACACACTTTGATGCCAATATTCAAATATTAATCTCTTATCTTAAATACTGATTATTGAACTAGTAAACTAAGTCTgtgtaaacatttttatttttgtcacttGACTTGCAAACAAGTATAAAAGTTAcgattttgtatttttaaaatattttttgtacttgttttctgtttttcttaaattattattttattattattagtgttaaAAAGTGACTTGGAACTATAGGGATTTGAAATTGGGGTTCACTTCTAAAAGTGAGTTGGATTTATAGGAATGTAgagaaaatagtaaaaatattgtaaatttgaCAATGTAGAAGTAAAACCCacttttaaaaacaatataacttGCAGGAATAAAGATAACCTAGTtgtcaaaggccttgtggtcaagtggcatagttgtggccctcctaagtgagaggtcacaggttcaatTCCTAGTGGGGGTGTTGACTTGTTATGTTTTAGTAGGTTGTGAAAGTATCTATAAACAGAGTcaatagtgtaaaaaaaaaataacctaGCCATTTTTGCGAAGTCTAATTATTTCATACTAATTAGACATTTAATTTTATCTAAATTCATAATACAATGGGGCATATTTATGTGAAATTAATGTTTTCTAGAAAGGATACTGAGAAACGAGATTTACAATGTACAAATAcatctaattttatttacacCTTATAACTCCCATTATCAAGGTCAGAGCCAACAAAATTTATTAGGGGCCGCAGATCGAAATGTATTTGTAACGATGATATCTATTTTATCGAAAATGTATGTTttgtgataaaaaataaaaaagagtaaatatcaattttggtcctacgagtattagcaaaataacttttttggtccataactattattttagtactaaTTTTCATCTACGACTATTGTTTAAGTGTCAAAGATCATCACATTGGTCACCCATCTGTTTAGGACATGCcggaatataaaattattaagggTATTTCTGTCCTTTCATAATTATGATCTCATTTCATTGAATAAAGGATTTGAGCCCTTAAGATACCAATTTGTCGTTCTCTTCCACATCCTTCTTAaggaataagaagaagaagaagaaggataaGGAGAAGAACAGTAAATTAGGACTTAAGGACTTAAATATCTTTATTCATGTATGAAATGAAATCTTAATTATGAAAGGACAAAAATATCCTTAATAATATCATATTTCGGCATGTCCTAAACATGTGAATTAAAAATGGGACCAAAAGTccaaaat contains the following coding sequences:
- the LOC116005096 gene encoding phospholipase A1-Igamma3, chloroplastic-like isoform X1, coding for MMGSLQISLNHIFSEGLAPPLMNITKPSNSFVFPLTLLQPSWSPQKPYSLKCRVSLSAAAINAPLQRESSNKHDEEEDEDEEMYVEEDGRNLHEIWEEIQGSKDWEGLLEPMNSHLRREIIRYGEFAQACYDSFDFDPHSKYCGTCKYDGAQFFEKLGMAGRGYRISRYLYATSNINLPNFFQHSSVNRIWSQHANWMGYVAVATDEEEIRRLGRRDIVIAWRGTVTYLEWIHDLKNILHPAHFRDDPDIKIESGFFDLYTNSKKDDSCNFCSYSAREQLLAEVNRLIERYKGENLSITVTGHSLGAALALLSAYDIAEMKLNVVHQGEGETSASATKIPVSVFSFAGPRVGNLRFKERCDELGIKVLRIVNVRDKVPTVPGIIANEKFQYQKQLETTLKNFPWSYAHVGVELALDHSHSPFLKTGTDLGCAHNLEGHLHLVDGYHGQGRRFRSATGRDIALVNKDSNFLKREQGVPPRWRQDENKGMVRTSDGRWVVPERSRIEAHPPDTGHHFRKVLRLARARLHLFEKRVHVAKQ
- the LOC116005096 gene encoding phospholipase A1-Igamma3, chloroplastic-like isoform X2, with product MMGSLQISLNHIFSEGLAPPLMNITKPSNSFVFPLTLLQPSWSPQKPYSLKCRVSLSAAAINAPLQRESSNKHDEEEDEDEEMYVEEDGRNLHEIWEEIQGSKDWEGLLEPMNSHLRREIIRYGEFAQACYDSFDFDPHSKYCGTCKYDGAQFFEKLGMAGRGYRISRYLYATSNINLPNFFQHSSVNRIWSQHANWMGYVAVATDEEEIRRLGRRDIVIAWRGTVTYLEWIHDLKNILHPAHFRDDPDIKIESGFFDLYTNSKKDDSCNFCSYSAREQLLAEVNRLIERYKGENLSITVTGHSLGAALALLSAYDIAEMKLNVVHQGEGETSASATKIPVSVFSFAGPRVGNLRFKERCDELGIKVLRIVNVRDKVPTVPGIIANEKFQYQKQLETTLKNFPWSYAHVGVELALDHSHSPFLKTGTDLGCAHNLEGHLHLVDGYHGQGRRFRSATGRDIALVNKDSNFLKREQGVPPRWRQDENKGMVRTSDGRWVVPERSRIEAHPPDTGHHFRKVLRLARARLHLFEKRVHVAKQ